A genomic stretch from Bacteroidota bacterium includes:
- a CDS encoding OPT/YSL family transporter: protein MLLLNDSFTEYKQFSTPGVQITEPLDRTQEGPDGKEYLVYQNPKTSGAVSEGLYLVDPASREIAYRVEPGIGSKDMPAPQATLMATIIKGMLSQELPWGLIILGMLIALMVELLGVPSLAFAVGSYLPLSTTAPIFVGGLIKGLVDKSKGGSEESEVGSGTLLSSGLIAGGALTGILIAVLRSKDISPFDDQTIAEFLAFGHKIGLGEAMGYAGDFMSLAFFGVLGYFLYKVAVKK from the coding sequence ATGTTGCTGCTGAATGATTCCTTTACCGAGTATAAACAGTTTTCCACCCCGGGCGTTCAGATTACTGAACCATTGGATCGTACGCAGGAAGGTCCGGATGGCAAGGAATACCTCGTTTATCAGAATCCGAAAACCAGCGGAGCGGTAAGTGAAGGTCTGTATCTGGTCGATCCGGCCAGCCGGGAAATTGCCTACCGTGTCGAGCCGGGTATCGGAAGCAAGGACATGCCAGCCCCGCAGGCCACACTGATGGCCACCATTATCAAAGGCATGCTCAGCCAGGAACTGCCCTGGGGTCTGATCATTCTCGGGATGCTGATTGCGCTGATGGTAGAACTGCTTGGTGTGCCTTCACTGGCCTTTGCAGTGGGCTCTTACCTTCCCCTTTCCACCACCGCGCCCATTTTCGTCGGCGGACTGATTAAGGGACTGGTCGATAAATCCAAAGGCGGATCGGAAGAATCCGAAGTCGGTTCCGGTACGTTGCTCTCATCCGGCCTGATTGCCGGTGGGGCGTTAACCGGTATTCTGATTGCCGTTCTGCGGAGCAAGGATATTTCACCATTCGATGACCAGACCATTGCCGAGTTTCTGGCCTTCGGACATAAAATCGGTCTTGGTGAAGCCATGGGCTACGCAGGCGATTTCATGTCCCTCGCCTTCTTTGGTGTACTTGGCTATTTCCTCTACAAGGTTGCTGTGAAGAAGTGA
- a CDS encoding fructosamine kinase family protein — MITIADITNLQPASGSGFNQLYTGRFGFRDVFIKVAGSADQTAALKGESIGLRKLAGTGTIRIPEVIQLQTDNLPAYLMMERIGKGNPGPAFWELFGRQLADLHRVSAPTFGFDEATFCGNVSMDNSFRSGWNSFYFENRLEPTFRWCYDHGLFADTDFGIFRRFSNWFLADCRFPEEPPSLIHGDLWSGNFLVDEQGRPVLIDPSVCFGHREIDLGMSELFGGFDRRFYRAYEESFPLAEGWPQRRPLAQLFHLLLHVRLFGGGYRSQTLSAMKQYG; from the coding sequence ATGATCACCATTGCAGACATCACCAATCTTCAGCCGGCATCCGGATCGGGGTTTAATCAGCTCTACACCGGCCGGTTCGGATTCCGTGACGTTTTTATCAAAGTAGCAGGGTCTGCAGACCAGACAGCTGCGCTGAAGGGGGAGTCGATCGGGCTGCGCAAACTGGCCGGAACCGGAACCATCCGTATTCCAGAGGTCATTCAATTGCAAACCGATAACCTGCCCGCCTACCTCATGATGGAAAGGATCGGAAAAGGCAATCCTGGACCCGCTTTCTGGGAGCTGTTTGGCAGACAACTGGCAGACCTTCACCGGGTTTCGGCACCCACCTTTGGTTTTGATGAAGCCACCTTTTGCGGAAATGTGTCCATGGACAATTCCTTCCGGTCCGGCTGGAATTCGTTTTACTTTGAAAACCGTTTAGAACCCACATTCAGGTGGTGTTATGACCACGGACTGTTTGCAGATACAGATTTTGGTATTTTCCGCCGGTTCTCCAACTGGTTTCTGGCAGACTGCCGCTTTCCCGAAGAACCACCTTCTCTCATTCATGGTGACTTGTGGAGTGGCAATTTTCTTGTGGATGAACAAGGTCGGCCCGTCCTGATTGATCCGAGCGTCTGTTTCGGACACCGGGAGATCGATCTTGGCATGTCTGAATTATTTGGCGGATTCGATCGGCGTTTCTACCGTGCCTATGAAGAGTCCTTTCCGCTCGCAGAAGGATGGCCTCAAAGAAGACCTCTGGCTCAGCTGTTTCACCTTCTTCTGCACGTCAGACTCTTTGGTGGCGGTTACCGATCACAGACCTTGTCGGCAATGAAACAATATGGGTAA
- a CDS encoding pirin family protein — MKFRSVSRVLPTVEVLEGEGFLARRPFPVGDIHQLDPFIQLDEFGPASPGPGEAKGAPDHPHRGIETVTYILEGEIVHRDDSGYSATTGPGCVQWLTAGDGVIHSEFPSEPILTQGGRVHGFQLWINLPSRFKRVEPRIQEFCGNDLPVVQDEESGLHIRVIAGSCLGVTGPVITWTPLLFTHLTLEGNCELDLPVTSDWQCVFYAFRGTGKAGTWKVSRGELVQWNHNGELIRLKAGEEGLEGLLFAGEMLSEPFLRHGPFVMNHPGEIYEAIRDYRNGCFGKGRPVANGQPMVPNPANYR, encoded by the coding sequence ATGAAATTCCGGTCGGTTTCCCGTGTTCTGCCAACGGTTGAAGTGCTTGAAGGGGAAGGCTTTCTTGCCAGACGCCCGTTTCCTGTCGGTGATATTCATCAGCTTGATCCGTTTATTCAATTGGATGAATTCGGTCCGGCTTCACCCGGTCCCGGCGAGGCCAAAGGAGCGCCTGACCATCCGCACCGCGGAATTGAAACGGTCACTTACATTCTCGAAGGTGAAATTGTTCACCGCGATGATTCTGGTTATTCTGCCACCACCGGACCCGGTTGCGTGCAGTGGCTGACCGCCGGGGATGGGGTGATTCATTCAGAATTTCCCTCCGAACCCATCCTGACACAAGGCGGTCGGGTTCATGGGTTTCAGTTGTGGATCAATCTGCCTTCCCGTTTTAAACGGGTGGAACCCAGAATTCAGGAATTTTGCGGAAACGATTTGCCGGTGGTTCAAGACGAGGAATCCGGACTTCACATCCGCGTGATTGCCGGATCCTGCCTGGGAGTGACCGGTCCGGTCATCACCTGGACTCCTCTGCTTTTCACCCATCTGACCCTGGAAGGCAACTGTGAACTTGATCTGCCGGTTACCTCTGACTGGCAATGTGTTTTCTACGCATTCCGCGGAACCGGAAAAGCAGGCACCTGGAAAGTAAGCCGCGGAGAACTGGTGCAGTGGAATCACAACGGTGAACTCATCCGGCTGAAAGCGGGAGAGGAAGGACTGGAAGGGTTGCTCTTTGCAGGAGAAATGCTCAGCGAACCTTTTCTTCGCCACGGACCGTTTGTCATGAATCATCCGGGTGAAATCTACGAAGCGATCCGCGATTACCGGAATGGTTGCTTCGGCAAAGGGCGACCGGTGGCCAACGGGCAGCCGATGGTTCCCAATCCGGCTAATTACCGCTGA
- a CDS encoding carboxypeptidase-like regulatory domain-containing protein, whose protein sequence is MKTTFISLLLAASLPVIAQSTRQARVTDQLTGEPLVAATIRYGLTGTGTITNAEGYFDYPTTLSPLIISYVGYRTDTIQVTTTGPTSISLVPMDIRMPEIVVAGDQDPALAIIREAINRKSLHNRGLKSFTFSAYSKSVLYSDKKPAFVQEVLLDGVAEPGKPLKEFIRSVRKTENMKKSVSAPTLNEFPDLYQNRITFNDDLTIILPLATDAFSFYTYRLESVRTDNQQTFYQIRVIPLSNELPLVEGSLTIDGNTYALAGADLSNGKGVRFPYLEGLLYRVKQVFHLQDGFWIPGYTENRVAFTINLGGLIRLDELDFRQTYTLTDVKINTEIPDPVKKANRSVYGGYTTDTSTPAEKPRWMQNQRTKKPVDEQILRRRPAEKPMELTPAAMDSIRPVPLTGPELIAFRELDSTKTLETLIKPEGPLAGLATVSTGDQEKESPSWWEWAKKLAGFRNNRVEGLVPTLSFDYDSLKSPWYFKSTGGYALAMKQPVGEFTTGWYSGSDFLDHAWVSAFHRAGSTRQVSLYQPVLVTITQSVLNADPWDYVVESGWSAGFRYYPADSVSLYAGLRDFTVSHERAHRPWSVFNRRLTRLNPSFAEGRDRQVTLGGWWLSDLDGFDPALQDGFRADVVLSSPALGSDFSYTRLNLAGQVRIKTFFSEALLSPDLTIRAAYSGVWGATDTRLLGQPETALRGFSLPGTFIGLHPGEVAATQLGSVWISHNWRGVLFQGSWLKPLREKAIEVQTFAGIVNGKSNQNLTGGKMLNLPYGEAGIGISRLFGFLSANTAWTTRNEWVWSVGFGVLF, encoded by the coding sequence ATGAAAACCACCTTTATCTCCCTCCTTCTTGCTGCGTCACTTCCTGTCATTGCCCAATCCACCCGCCAGGCCAGAGTCACCGATCAGTTGACCGGAGAGCCACTGGTGGCTGCCACCATCCGGTACGGACTGACCGGAACGGGAACAATCACCAATGCAGAAGGTTATTTCGACTATCCGACCACCCTGTCTCCCCTGATTATCAGCTACGTGGGATACCGGACTGATACCATTCAGGTCACGACTACGGGGCCGACCAGCATTTCACTGGTTCCCATGGACATCCGGATGCCCGAAATTGTAGTGGCTGGAGATCAGGATCCGGCACTGGCTATCATCCGCGAGGCCATTAACCGTAAATCATTGCACAACCGTGGTCTGAAATCTTTCACCTTTTCAGCCTACTCCAAATCGGTGTTATACTCCGATAAAAAGCCGGCCTTTGTACAGGAAGTATTGCTCGATGGGGTGGCTGAACCCGGTAAGCCGCTGAAGGAATTTATCCGCTCGGTGAGAAAAACCGAAAATATGAAGAAATCGGTCTCTGCCCCCACCCTCAATGAATTTCCGGACTTGTATCAGAACCGGATTACCTTTAATGATGATCTGACCATCATTCTGCCGCTGGCAACCGATGCCTTTTCCTTTTATACCTACCGCCTGGAATCCGTCCGGACCGATAATCAGCAGACTTTTTACCAGATCCGGGTCATTCCGCTCAGCAACGAACTGCCGCTGGTGGAAGGCAGTCTGACCATTGATGGAAACACCTATGCACTGGCCGGTGCCGATTTATCAAACGGAAAGGGAGTTCGGTTCCCCTATCTGGAAGGATTGCTGTACCGGGTGAAACAGGTTTTTCATCTGCAGGATGGATTCTGGATTCCCGGTTACACAGAAAACCGGGTGGCCTTTACTATCAATCTGGGCGGACTGATCCGGCTGGATGAGCTCGATTTCAGACAGACCTACACGCTCACCGATGTGAAGATCAATACCGAGATCCCCGACCCTGTGAAAAAGGCCAACCGGTCGGTGTATGGCGGGTACACGACCGACACGTCGACCCCTGCCGAGAAACCCCGCTGGATGCAGAATCAGCGCACCAAAAAACCGGTGGATGAACAAATCCTTCGGCGCCGGCCTGCCGAAAAGCCCATGGAACTCACTCCGGCCGCCATGGATTCCATTCGACCGGTTCCCCTTACCGGACCCGAACTGATAGCTTTCCGGGAACTGGATTCAACGAAAACACTCGAAACCCTGATAAAACCGGAAGGCCCGCTGGCGGGTCTGGCCACCGTCAGTACCGGTGATCAGGAAAAGGAAAGTCCTTCCTGGTGGGAGTGGGCAAAAAAACTGGCAGGATTTAGAAATAACCGGGTGGAAGGATTGGTTCCCACCCTGTCCTTTGACTATGATTCGCTGAAATCTCCCTGGTACTTTAAATCCACCGGGGGGTATGCCCTGGCCATGAAACAACCCGTTGGGGAATTCACCACCGGCTGGTACTCCGGTTCCGATTTCCTCGACCATGCATGGGTGTCAGCCTTTCACCGGGCGGGTTCCACGCGCCAGGTCAGCCTGTATCAGCCGGTCCTTGTCACCATCACCCAATCGGTCCTGAATGCCGATCCATGGGATTATGTGGTGGAATCCGGCTGGTCTGCCGGTTTCCGGTACTATCCGGCTGATTCGGTTTCCCTGTATGCTGGCTTACGGGATTTCACCGTCAGTCATGAACGGGCCCATCGCCCATGGTCGGTTTTTAACCGGAGGCTGACACGGCTCAATCCTTCTTTCGCGGAAGGACGTGACCGGCAGGTGACGCTTGGCGGATGGTGGCTGTCTGATCTGGACGGATTTGATCCGGCGTTACAGGATGGGTTTCGGGCCGATGTGGTTCTGTCCTCACCCGCACTCGGGAGTGATTTCTCCTACACGCGGCTGAATCTGGCGGGGCAGGTACGAATAAAAACCTTTTTCAGCGAAGCCCTGCTTTCACCCGACCTGACCATCCGGGCAGCGTATTCGGGTGTCTGGGGAGCCACCGATACCCGTTTGCTGGGTCAACCGGAAACAGCTCTGCGCGGATTCTCCCTCCCCGGTACTTTTATCGGACTTCATCCCGGTGAAGTGGCCGCCACTCAACTGGGAAGTGTGTGGATCAGTCATAACTGGCGGGGTGTGTTGTTTCAGGGATCCTGGCTGAAACCTCTGCGGGAAAAAGCCATTGAAGTTCAAACCTTTGCCGGCATCGTCAACGGAAAATCCAACCAGAATCTGACAGGCGGAAAGATGTTAAACCTTCCGTACGGTGAAGCGGGAATCGGAATCAGCCGGTTATTCGGATTTCTGTCTGCAAATACAGCATGGACCACCCGGAATGAATGGGTCTGGTCGGTCGGGTTTGGGGTGTTGTTCTGA